One genomic region from Salvia hispanica cultivar TCC Black 2014 chromosome 2, UniMelb_Shisp_WGS_1.0, whole genome shotgun sequence encodes:
- the LOC125205768 gene encoding gluconokinase, translating into MASNKGIAIVIMGVSGAGKSTIGAMLAQVMNARFLDADDYHPQSNKDKMKAGIPLTDEDRFPWLETLRDALRVSLLNGETVVLGCSALQKHYRQILRCADPDYVPAGASCAVNFVLLSVDAEVLAARLEKRAAHFMPAKLLQSQLDLLQIDESEGILKVDASLHPHQTLKAIQALISSSLPHLYPNHQS; encoded by the exons ATGGCATCTAATAAAG GCATTGCTATAGTGATTATGGGAGTGAGTGGTGCAGGAAAATC AACTATTGGGGCTATGCTGGCACAAGTTATGAATGCTCGTTTTCTTGATGCCGATGACTACCACCCGCAGTCAAACAAAG ACAAGATGAAGGCTGGGATCCCTCTTACAGACGAAGATCGCTTCCCTTGGCTTGAAACTTTACGTGATGCCTTAAGGGTGAGCTTGCTGAATGGGGAAACCGTCGTTCTTGGATGCTCTGCTCTGCAGAAGCATTACAGGCAAATTCTACGATGCGCAGATCCTGACTATGTACCAGCTGGAGCTTCTTGTGCTGTCAACTTTGTACTTTTGAGCGTTGATGCAGAGGTTCTTGCTGCTCGATTGGAGAAACGAGCAGCACATTTCATGCCGGCCAAGCTCTTGCAATCTCAACTGGATTTACTGCAGATAGATGAATCAGAAGGGATACTCAAAGTTGACGCTTCACTTCATCCTCACCAAACTTTGAAAGCCATACAAGCTTTAATTTCCTCAAGCCTGCCTCACTTGTATCCTAATCATCAATCTTAA
- the LOC125205767 gene encoding hydroxyacylglutathione hydrolase cytoplasmic isoform X2 yields MQILHIPCLEDNYSYMIIDEATKEAAVVDPVEPHKILRVAQENGVDLKLVLTTHHHWDHAGGNEKMKQLVPDIKIFGGSLDNVQACTNKLENGDKLSLGAHINILSLHTPCHTKGHISYYVTGKEGDDPAVFTGDTLFIAGCGKFFEGTAEQMYQSLCTTLGSLPKPTRVYCGHEYTKKNLQFASTVEPDNASISQKLAWAEQKRKTGLPTVPSTIEEEFETNPFMRVDLPEIQEKVGCKSAVEALRKIRQLKDEWRG; encoded by the exons ATGCAGATCCTTCACATCCCATGCTTGGAAGATAACTACTCTTACAT GATTATCGATGAGGCGACGAAAGAAGCAGCGGTGGTAGACCCAGTGGAGCCTCACAAGATTCTACGAGTAGCTCAGGAAAACGGTGTTGACCTCAAGCTTGTCCTCACCACCCATCATCACTG GGATCATGCTGGTGGCAATGAGAAGATGAAGCAGTTGGTGCCTGATATAAAAATTTTTGGGGGTTCCCTTGATAATGTGCAGGCATGCACTAACAAACTTGAAAACGGTGATAAGTTATCTCTTGGGGCTCACATCAATATATTGTCTCTCCATACACCATG CCACACCAAGGGTCATATAAGTTACTATGTGACTGGCAAAGAAGGAGACGACCCTGCTGTTTTTACTGGCGATACCTTG TTCATTGCTGGCTGTGGAAAGTTTTTTGAAGGCACAGCTGAGCAGATGTATCAGTCATTGTGTACTACCCTTGGTTCTTTGCCGAAGCCAACTCGAGTATATTGTGGTCATGAG TATACAAAGAAGAACTTGCAGTTTGCCTCGACTGTGGAGCCAGATAATGCAAGCATATCACAGAAATTAGCATGGGCTGAGCAGAAGAGAAAGACAGGTCTTCCAACTGTACCCTCAACCATCGAGGAAGAATTCGAGACCAATCCATTCATGCGTGTTGATCTACCGGAGATTCAG GAGAAAGTTGGGTGCAAGTCAGCTGTTGAAGCACTGCGGAAGATTCGACAGCTTAAAGATGAGTGGAGAGGATGA
- the LOC125205767 gene encoding hydroxyacylglutathione hydrolase cytoplasmic isoform X1 produces MQILHIPCLEDNYSYMIIDEATKEAAVVDPVEPHKILRVAQENGVDLKLVLTTHHHWDHAGGNEKMKQLVPDIKIFGGSLDNVQACTNKLENGDKLSLGAHINILSLHTPWYYWLLLFVGLPLYQYHTKGHISYYVTGKEGDDPAVFTGDTLFIAGCGKFFEGTAEQMYQSLCTTLGSLPKPTRVYCGHEYTKKNLQFASTVEPDNASISQKLAWAEQKRKTGLPTVPSTIEEEFETNPFMRVDLPEIQEKVGCKSAVEALRKIRQLKDEWRG; encoded by the exons ATGCAGATCCTTCACATCCCATGCTTGGAAGATAACTACTCTTACAT GATTATCGATGAGGCGACGAAAGAAGCAGCGGTGGTAGACCCAGTGGAGCCTCACAAGATTCTACGAGTAGCTCAGGAAAACGGTGTTGACCTCAAGCTTGTCCTCACCACCCATCATCACTG GGATCATGCTGGTGGCAATGAGAAGATGAAGCAGTTGGTGCCTGATATAAAAATTTTTGGGGGTTCCCTTGATAATGTGCAGGCATGCACTAACAAACTTGAAAACGGTGATAAGTTATCTCTTGGGGCTCACATCAATATATTGTCTCTCCATACACCATGGTATTATTGGCTGCTTCTATTTGTTGGATTACCCTTATACCAGTA CCACACCAAGGGTCATATAAGTTACTATGTGACTGGCAAAGAAGGAGACGACCCTGCTGTTTTTACTGGCGATACCTTG TTCATTGCTGGCTGTGGAAAGTTTTTTGAAGGCACAGCTGAGCAGATGTATCAGTCATTGTGTACTACCCTTGGTTCTTTGCCGAAGCCAACTCGAGTATATTGTGGTCATGAG TATACAAAGAAGAACTTGCAGTTTGCCTCGACTGTGGAGCCAGATAATGCAAGCATATCACAGAAATTAGCATGGGCTGAGCAGAAGAGAAAGACAGGTCTTCCAACTGTACCCTCAACCATCGAGGAAGAATTCGAGACCAATCCATTCATGCGTGTTGATCTACCGGAGATTCAG GAGAAAGTTGGGTGCAAGTCAGCTGTTGAAGCACTGCGGAAGATTCGACAGCTTAAAGATGAGTGGAGAGGATGA
- the LOC125206342 gene encoding ABC transporter B family member 21-like: MEREETPSAAAVEKEGQTEGRTVPFHRLFAFADPVDQVLMIVGSVGAVGNGVCMPLMTILFGDLIDSFGQNQNNDVVSVVSKVALKFVYLAMGCGVAAFLQVACWMITGERQAARIRSLYLSTILRQDVAFFDKESNTGEVVGRMSGDTVLIQDAMGEKVGKFIQLVSTFVGGFVIAFIKGWLLTLVMLSSIPLMVISGGVMSLLLSKMASRGQEAYAKAATLVEQTIGSIRTVASFTGEKQAVADYDKSLIKAYKSGVHEGLASGLGLGSVMFIIFCSYALAIWFGGKMILEKGYTGGEVINVITAVLTGSMSLGQASPCMSAFAAGRAAAYKMFETIKRKPEIDAYDTSGEMPEDIRGNIEFRDVHFSYPEEVGSTVPFYRLFAFADPVDQVLMIVGSVGAVGNGVCTSLTAFLFGELLDSFSQIQNNGVVSIISKVSLKFVYLAMGCGVAAFLQVACWMITGERQAARIRSLYLSSILRQDVAFFDKQSNTGEVVGRLSGDTQLIQDVMGEKVGRFIQLVSALLGGFVIAFIRGWLVTLVMLSSIPLMVISGGVMSLLLSKMASHGQEVYAKCAAIVEQTIGSIRTVASFTGEKQAVADYDKSLIKAYKSGVHEGLASGLWIGSVMFIVLCSYALVTWFGSKMVLEKRYAGGDVIIVIIAMVTGSTSFGQAYPCMSAFAAGRAAAYKMFETIKRKPEIDAYDTSGEMPEDIRGNIEFRDVHFSYPARPNEQIFRGLNLSISSGLTVALVGQSGSGKSTVISLIERFYDPQHGEVLIDGINLKQFQLKWIRSKIGLVSQEPVLFTASIKDNIAYGKDGATIEEIRAAAEQANAAKFIDKLPQGLDTMVGEHGTQLSGGQKQRVAIARAILKDPRILLLDEATSALDAESERVVQEALDRIMVNRTTVIVAHRLSTIRNANMIVVIHQGKVVEKGTHSELLEDPEGAYSQLIRLQEVNRDTSEHVKGKERSETSVDLERSQSSRRMSLTRSMSRGSSSSRHHSLPFTIGLPATTLNVSESALEKSDHESSEMHPKVPLFRLANLNKPETPMLIAGAVFAIINGSILPIFGLLLNNVIITFCESPSELRKDAKFWAIILMVHGVVSLIAYPARTYLFGLAGNKLIRRIRLMCFEKVVNMEVGWFDKGEHSSGIIRARLSADAATVRGLVGDALGQIIQDLSSLVAGLAIAFEGSWQLSLIIMAMMPLFGANGYVLLKFMKRYSAAAKAMYEEASQVANDAVGSIRTVASFCAEEKVMDMYRKKCEGPMSIGIKQGLVCGVGFGIAFALPFLIYATSFYAGARLIDDGKVTFFEVNQVFFALAMMAQAISLSSSFAPDSNKAKVAAASIFTILDRESKIDPSDESGIKLESVKGEIELKHVSFKYPTRPDVQIFRDLSLTIHGQKTVALVGESGSGKSTVISLLQRFYDPDSGRITLDGVEIQKFQLKWLRQQMGLVNQEPVLFNDTIRANIAYGKEGEATEAEIIAAAEQANAHKFISGLQQGYDTVVGERGVQLSGGQKQRVAIARAIVKSPKILLLDEATSALDAESERVVQDALDQVMVNRTTVIVAHRLSTIKTADLIAVVNNGVIVEKGKHQSLINIKHGFYASLVALHATS, translated from the exons ATGGAAAGAGAAGAGACGCCGTCTGCGGCGGCGGTGGAAAAGGAAGGGCAGACGGAAGGCAGAACGGTGCCGTTTCACCGGCTGTTCGCCTTTGCTGATCCTGTGGATCAAGTGTTGATGATAGTTGGTTCAGTGGGTGCCGTTGGGAATGGAGTGTGTATGCCTCTTATGACAATCCTTTTCGGGGATCTCATCGACTCTTTCGgccaaaaccaaaacaacGATGTTGTTTCCGTTGTCTCAAAG GTTGCGCTAAAGTTTGTGTATTTGGCTATGGGATGTGGCGTGGCGGCATTTCTTC AGGTGGCTTGTTGGATGATTACCGGAGAAAGGCAGGCTGCAAGAATTAGGAGTCTATATTTGTCAACAATTTTGAGGCAAGATGTTGCTTTCTTTGATAAAGAAAGCAATACCGGGGAAGTGGTTGGAAGAATGTCTGGTGACACTGTGCTTATTCAAGACGCCATGGGTGAGAAG GTTGGCAAGTTCATTCAACTAGTATCAACATTTGTGGGAGGATTTGTGATCGCGTTTATCAAAGGATGGCTTCTCACGCTCGTCATGCTATCATCCATTCCTCTAATGGTGATATCAGGAGGTGTCATGTCGCTACTCTTGTCGAAGATGGCGTCTCGTGGCCAAGAAGCGTATGCTAAGGCTGCAACTCTAGTTGAACAGACGATTGGCTCGATCAGAACG GTTGCGTCGTTTACTGGGGAGAAGCAAGCTGTGGCTGACTATGACAAGTCCCTCATCAAGGCTTACAAATCAGGGGTGCACGAAGGGCTAGCGAGTGGGCTGGGGCTCGGATCAGTCATGTTCATTATATTCTGCAGTTATGCTCTGGCTATCTGGTTTGGAGGCAAGATGATCTTGGAGAAGGGATACACTGGTGGTGAGGTGATCAACGTGATCACCGCCGTGCTTACTGGTTCAAT GTCTCTTGGACAAGCATCACCTTGCATGTCGGCATTTGCTGCGGGGCGAGCAGCAGCGTACAAGATGTTTGAGACGATAAAGAGGAAGCCCGAGATAGATGCATACGACACAAGTGGGGAGATGCCAGAAGACATCCGTGGGAATATAGAGTTTAGAGACGTGCATTTCAGCTATCC GGAAGAGGTAGGCAGCACTGTGCCGTTTTACCGGCTCTTCGCCTTTGCTGATCCTGTGGATCAAGTGTTGATGATAGTTGGTTCAGTGGGTGCCGTTGGGAATGGAGTGTGTACGTCTCTAACGGCATTCCTTTTCGGGGAACTCCTCGATTCTTTCAGCCAAATCCAGAACAACGGTGTTGTTTCCATTATCTCAAAA GTGTCACTAAAGTTTGTGTATTTGGCTATGGGATGTGGCGTGGCAGCATTTCTTC AGGTGGCTTGTTGGATGATCACTGGAGAAAGGCAGGCTGCAAGAATTAGGAGTCTATATTTGTCATCAATTTTGAGGCAAGATGTTGCTTTCTTTGATAAGCAAAGTAATACAGGAGAAGTGGTTGGAAGATTGTCTGGTGACACTCAGCTTATTCAAGACGTCATGGGTGAGAAG GTTGGCAGGTTCATTCAGCTAGTATCAGCATTGTTGGGAGGTTTCGTGATCGCGTTTATCAGAGGATGGCTTGTTACGCTCGTCATGCTATCATCCATTCCTCTAATGGTGATATCAGGAGGTGTCATGTCGCTACTCCTGTCGAAGATGGCATCTCATGGCCAAGAAGTGTATGCTAAGTGCGCAGCTATAGTTGAACAGACGATTGGCTCAATCAGAACG GTTGCGTCGTTTACTGGGGAGAAGCAAGCTGTGGCTGACTACGATAAGTCCCTCATCAAAGCCTACAAATCAGGGGTGCACGAAGGGCTGGCGAGTGGGCTGTGGATCGGATCAGTCATGTTCATTGTATTATGCAGTTATGCTCTGGTTACCTGGTTTGGAAGCAAGATGGTCTTGGAGAAGAGATATGCTGGTGGTGACGTGATCATCGTGATCATCGCCATGGTTACTGGTTCAAC GTCTTTTGGACAAGCATATCCTTGCATGTCGGCATTTGCTGCAGGGCGAGCAGCAGCGTACAAGATGTTTGAGACGATAAAGAGGAAGCCCGAGATAGATGCATACGACACAAGTGGGGAGATGCCAGAAGACATCCGTGGGAATATAGAGTTTAGAGACGTGCATTTCAGCTATCCGGCTAGGCCTAATGAGCAGATATTCAGAGGCTTAAATCTGTCGATTTCGAGTGGTCTGACAGTGGCTCTGGTTGGGCAAAGTGGAAGTGGGAAATCAACTGTGATAAGTTTGATAGAGAGGTTTTATGACCCTCAACATGGTGAAGTTTTGATTGATGGCATCAATCTGAAGCAATTCCAGCTTAAATGGATTAGGTCCAAAATAGGGCTTGTGAGTCAAGAGCCTGTGCTTTTCACAGCTAGTATTAAAGATAATATTGCATATGGTAAGGATGGTGCAACAATTGAGGAAATCAGGGCAGCAGCAGAACAAGCCAATGCTGCTAAATTCATTGATAAATTGCCCCAG GGACTTGATACCATGGTAGGTGAACACGGAACTCAGCTTTCGGGTGGACAGAAACAACGAGTAGCCATAGCTAGAGCGATCTTGAAGGATCCAAGGATTCTACTGTTGGATGAGGCTACAAGTGCACTAGATGCAGAATCAGAAAGAGTAGTGCAGGAGGCATTAGACCGAATAATGGTGAACAGAACAACTGTAATTGTTGCACATCGGTTGAGCACAATTAGGAATGCCAATATGATCGTTGTCATTCACCAAGGCAAGGTGGTTGAAAAAG GGACACATTCTGAACTATTGGAAGATCCTGAAGGTGCGTATTCTCAGCTCATACGCCTGCAGGAAGTAAACAGAGACACATCAGAGCATGTCAAAGGCAAAGAAAGATCAGAAACAAGTGTGGATTTGGAGAGATCGCAGTCAAGTCGAAGGATGTCACTCACACGTTCCATGAGTCGGGGCTCATCTAGCAGCCGTCACCACTCATTGCCATTCACAATTGGCCTACCTGCAACAACACTAAACGTCTCTGAATCTGCACTAGAGAAATCAGATCACGAATCATCTGAAATGCATCCTAAGGTCCCTCTCTTCCGCCTTGCCAATCTCAACAAGCCAGAAACACCAATGCTCATAGCAGGAGCCGTCTTTGCCATAATAAATGGCTCTATTTTGCCAATCTTCGGCCTACTACTAAATAACGTGATCATAACCTTCTGCGAGTCCCCAAGTGAGCTGCGCAAAGACGCAAAGTTTTGGGCCATCATACTCATGGTGCACGGGGTGGTGTCTCTGATCGCATATCCAGCGAGGACGTATCTCTTTGGCTTGGCGGGGAACAAGCTGATTAGGAGGATCAGACTGATGTGCTTCGAGAAGGTGGTGAATATGGAGGTGGGGTGGTTCGACAAGGGAGAGCACTCAAGTGGGATCATCCGAGCAAGGCTGTCTGCTGATGCTGCCACTGTTAGAGGTCTGGTCGGCGACGCGCTTGGGCAGATAATTCAAGATTTGTCATCATTGGTTGCTGGGTTAGCCATTGCCTTTGAAGGTAGCTGGCAGTTGTCTCTGATCATCATGGCGATGATGCCTTTGTTTGGAGCGAATGGATATGTACTGCTCAAGTTCATGAAAAGGTATAGCGCAGCTGCTAAGGCGATGTACGAGGAGGCGAGCCAGGTGGCGAATGACGCAGTGGGGAGTATAAGGACGGTTGCTTCCTTTTGTGCGGAGGAGAAGGTAATGGACATGTATAGGAAGAAATGTGAAGGGCCTATGAGCATTGGGATTAAGCAGGGATTGGTTTGTGGAGTAGGTTTTGGGATAGCCTTTGCCCTCCCCTTTCTGATTTATGCTACCAGCTTCTATGCTGGAGCTCGACTCATTGATGATGGCAAAGTCACTTTCTTTGAAGTAAATCAG GTTTTCTTCGCTCTAGCCATGATGGCACAAGCAATCTCTCTATCCAGCTCTTTTGCACCGGATTCAAACAAAGCCAAGGTTGCAGCAGCGTCAATATTCACCATTCTCGACAGGGAATCGAAGATCGACCCCAGTGATGAATCCGGCATCAAATTAGAGAGTGTAAAGGGAGAGATCGAGCTCAAACATGTGAGCTTCAAGTATCCGACCCGACCCGATGTGCAGATCTTCAGAGACCTCTCCTTAACGATTCATGGCCAAAAG ACAGTAGCTCTGGTTGGAGAGAGCGGGAGCGGCAAATCAACGGTGATATCACTGTTACAGAGATTCTACGATCCAGATTCAGGGCGCATAACCCTAGACGGCGTCGAGATCCAAAAATTCCAGCTGAAATGGCTGAGGCAGCAGATGGGGCTGGTGAACCAAGAGCCGGTGCTCTTCAACGACACGATCCGCGCCAACATAGCCTACGGGAAGGAAGGGGAGGCGACGGAGGCAGAAATCATCGCGGCAGCGGAGCAGGCGAATGCGCACAAATTCATAAGCGGGCTGCAACAGGGGTACGACACGGTTGTGGGGGAGCGCGGGGTGCAGCTGTCGGGGGGGCAGAAGCAGCGTGTGGCGATTGCGCGGGCCATCGTGAAGAGCCCGAAGATTCTGCTGCTGGATGAGGCGACGAGCGCGCTAGACGCAGAGTCAGAGAGAGTGGTGCAGGACGCGCTTGATCAGGTGATGGTGAACCGGACGACGGTGATTGTGGCGCATCGGCTGTCCACGATCAAGACGGCCGATTTGATAGCGGTTGTAAACAATGGAGTGATTGTGGAGAAAGGGAAGCATCAGAGTTTAATTAACATCAAACATGGATTTTACGCATCATTAGTTGCGCTTCATGCGACATCCTAA
- the LOC125205766 gene encoding quinone oxidoreductase-like protein 2 homolog, translated as MEALVCRKLGDPTVPAEGSDDSALTLSRAHPIPQLNSPTSVRVRVKATSLNFANYLQIQGKYQEKPPLPFIPGSDYSGTVDAVGEAVSNFKIGDPVCSFAALGSFAQFIVADQSELFLVPKGCDLVAVGAFPVAYSTSHVALVHRAQLHAGQVLMVLGAAGGVGVSAVQIGKVRGAIVIAVARGSEKVRFLKSLGVDHVVDISKEDMSQSVKGFLKARKLRGVDVLYDPVGGKLTKESLKLLSWGAQILIIGFASGEVPIVPANIALVKNWTVHGLYWGSHRIHQPRVLEDSVKELLSWLADGLLTVKISHTYSLHQANLAFGALKNREAIGKVLIVFDESTSKL; from the exons ATGGAAGCTTTGGTGTGCAGAAAACTGGGTGACCCGACAGTGCCGGCGGAGGGGAGTGATGATTCAGCCCTGACCCTCTCAAGGGCTCACCCGATTCCCCAACTGAATTCACCCACATCGGTGCGAGTCCGAGTCAAAGCAACCAGCTTGAACTTCGCCAATTACCTCCAAATCCAGGGCAAGTACCAAGAGAAACCACCCTTGCCCTTTATCCCCGGCTCTGATTACTCCGGCACCGTCGATGCCGTCGGAGAAGCTGTCTCTAACTTCAAAATCGGGGATCCCGTTTGCTCCTTTGCCGCCCTCGGATCATTCGCCCAATTCATCGTCGCCGATCAATCTGAGCT ATTTTTGGTGCCAAAAGGGTGTGACTTGGTTGCTGTTGGTGCATTTCCGGTTGCGTATAGTACATCTCATGTGGCACTTGTTCATAGAGCACAACTACATGCTGGTCAG GTATTGATGGTTCTTGGTGCAGCTGGAGGAGTCGGTGTTTCTGCTGTACAAATTGGCAAGGTCCGTGGCGCCATTGTTATAGCTGTTGCTAG GGGAAGTGAGAAGGTGCGATTCCTCAAGTCATTGGGTGTCGATCATGTTGTTGATATAAGCAAAGAGGATATGAGTCAGAGTGTGAAGGGATTTCTCAAGGCTAGAAAGCTTAGAGGGGTGGATGTTCTGTACGATCCAGTCGGAGGGAAGCTGACAAAAGAGTCTTTGAAGCTGTTGAGCTGGGGAGCACAAATCCTGATCATAGGGTTTGCAAGTGGGGAAGTGCCAATAGTCCCAGCAAACATTGCTCTTGTTAAG AACTGGACAGTTCATGGACTTTACTGGGGGAGCCATAGGATACACCAACCGCGTGTTCTGGAAGATTCGGTCAAGGAATTGCTATCCTGGCTGGCTGATGGCTTACTCACTGTTAAAATATCCCATACTTATAGCCTCCATCAGGCAAATCTTGCATTTGGTGCCCTCAAGAATAGAGAAGCTATTGGCAAGGTTTTGATTGTGTTTGATGAGTCCACCTCCAAGTTGTAA